In Marasmius oreades isolate 03SP1 chromosome 1, whole genome shotgun sequence, one DNA window encodes the following:
- a CDS encoding uncharacterized protein (BUSCO:EOG092655M5) — translation MSERKVLNKYFPPDFDPDLIPRRKVPRNSQQVVRLMAPFSMRCNTCGEYIYKGKKFNARKETVEGEDYYGIKIFRFYIKCTLCSAEITFKTDPKNTDYTAEHGASRNFEPWREEAAVEEEDRLAKLEEEENNPMKALENRTVDSKREMDILDALQDIRARNARLERAGNTVDVVEVLGKREREEEENEEMKRKRLDDEEDEKLVRKVFSRVDMPVASSSGASGSSTTVTIKRKADATGDEPTVHSLLSDSAKSLLDVKKTIILSPKPSEAKKKDVKRNSLGIKVMKKQKVTT, via the exons ATGTCTGAACGTAAAG TTCTCAATAAGTACTTCCCCCCGGATTTCGATCCGGACCTCATCCCTCGACGCAAAGTACCACGTAATTCACAGCAAGTCGTGCGTTTAATGGCACCGTTCTCAAT GCGATGCAATACTTGTGGAGAGTACATCTACAAAGGGAAAAAGTTCAACGCGAGGAAGGAGACTGTCGAAGGGGAGGATTATTATGGTATCAAGATATTTAGGTTTTATATCAAATG CACACTCTGCTCCGCCGAAATAACTTTCAAGACCGATCCCAAGAACACCGATTATACTGCCGAACATGGTGCATCGCGAAACTTTGAGCCATGGCGCGAAGAAGCAGCtgtagaagaagaggatCGACTAGCCAagttggaagaagaggagaacAATCCCATGAAAGCTCTGGAAAATCGAACGGTCGATTCTAAAAGAGAGATGGACATACTCGATGCACTACAGGACATCAGGGCTAGAAATGCGCGACTTGAGAGGGCAGGGAATACCGTTGACGTTGTCGAGGTACTCGGCAAAAGAGAgcgagaagaggaggagaatgaagagatgaagagaaagaggctggatgacgaagaagatgagaAGTTGGTAAGAAAAGTGTTTTCGAGGGTTGATATGCCAGTTGCTTCCAGTTCTGGAGCAAGCGGAAGTTCCACGACGGTCACGATCAAAAGAAAGGCTGATGCGACAGGAGATGAACCGACTGTGCACAGCTTGCTGTCCGATTCGGCGAAGTCCTTGTTGGATGTGAAGAAGACTATCATCCTGTCTCCCAAGCCATCGGAGGCGAAAAAGAAGGATGTCAAGCGGAATTCGTTAGGCATCaaggtgatgaagaagcaaaaagTAACCACATAG
- a CDS encoding uncharacterized protein (MEROPS:MER0014418), producing MAMKNDDWNTVLWRLDDSDEWNKPELNAEAEIWNPEYLATISETISSRYNELRELSLSVHSHPELAFAEHKTHDILVDFMKKQEGWKVTPNFELSTAWLATYASPEAKEDTRVIGINSEMDALPKIGHACGHNLIAIAGVAIALGIKAVFERHRLPGKIILLGTPAEERGHGKLQLLKAGAYKQMAACLMVHPAPGPRNTISLTSCLALKKIEAEFFGCAAHAALSPWEGKNALDAAVLTYTNIALLRQQVPSACRIHSIFEGQDWALNIIPAYAKYIAVVRAPTRAEQEEVMKKVLPCFEAAAKATGCTMKVTVHDGTYDLRQNVGLGKDIERTFGAKYGRVERERWGIKSASTDFGNVGYELPSLHPGYAIPTVPDGGNHTTHFTSAAATEEAHRATLDVTEALALTGVRVVLDQDWYEKEVWSTFEADRSRREQGIIGIA from the exons ATGGCCATGAAAAACGATGACTGGAATACCGTTCTATGGCGCCTTGACGATTCTGACGAATGGAATAAGCCAGAGCTCAATGCTGAAGCGGAAATATGGAATCCAGAATACCTTGCAACGATCTCCGAGACTATCTCGAGTCGATACAACGAACTCCGCGAGCTCTCTTTGTCAGTCCATTCTCATCCTGAATTGGCCTTCGCGGAACACAAGACCCATGACATTCTGGTTGATTTCATGAAGAAGCAGGAAGGATGGAAAGTGACACCCAACTTTGAATTGTCTACCGCTTGGCTTGCGACATATGCGAGTCCCGAGGCGAAAGAGGATACCAGGGTCATTGGAATCAATTCTGAGATGGACGCTTTGCCAAAAATCGGGCATGCGTGTGGGCACAATCTAATTGCAATTGCAGGGGTCGCTATTGCACTAG GAATCAAGGCGGTATTCGAGAGACATCGTCTCCCAGGAAAAATTATCCTCTTGGGTACTCCAGCAGAGGAGCGAGGCCACGGAAAACTACAGCTACTCAAAGCGGGAGCCTACAAACAGATGGCGGCTTGTCTGATGGTACATCCAGCTCCCGGCCCTAGGAACACAATCTCCTTGACTAGTTGTCTGGCGCTCAAGAAGATTGAAGCAGAGTTTTTCGGTTGTGCTGCTCATGCTGCCTTGTC ACCTTGGGAAGGGAAGAATGCTCTCGATGCGGCGGTCCTTACATATACCAACATTGCCTTACTTCGCCAGCAGGTGCCCTCGGCCTGTAGAATCCATAGTATCTTTGAAGGACAAGATTGGGCACTAAACA TTATTCCGGCGTACGCTAAATACATAGCAGTGGTTCGCGCACCGACACGCGCTGAGCAGGAGGAAGTAATGAAGAAGGTCTTGCCCTGCTTTGA AGCAGCTGCGAAAGCCACTGGTTGCACCATGAAAGTGACGGTTCATGACGGGACGTACGATTTGAGGCAGAATGTTGGGTTAGGTAAAGATATTGAAAGGACGTTCGGAGCTAAGTATGGGAGAGTAGAGAGGGAAAGATGGGGGATTAAGAGTGCGAGCACGGATTTCGGCAATGTTGGATATG AGCTCCCTTCATTGCATCCTGGATATGCAATTCCTACCGTTCCTGATGGCGGAAATCATACCACCCACTTTACCTCTGCTGCTGCAACGGAAGAAGCTCATCGTGCAACGTTGGACGTTACTGAGGCCCTTGCATTGACTGGAGTGAGAGTTGTATTGGATCAGGATTGGTACGAAAAGGAAGTGTGGTCGACGTTTGAGGCCGACAGAAGCAGGAGGGAACAAGGGATCATTGGTATTGCTTAA